GCCGGCTGGCCCGACCGCCGTCTGGTGATGGTCTATCAGCCGCACCGCTATTCGCGTACCCGCGACCTCTATGAGGACTTCGTGCGCGTGCTCTCCGGTGTCGACATGCTGCTGCTGCTGGATGTCTACAGTGCGGGTGAGGCGCCGATCGCCGGTGCCGAAGGGCGTACGCTGGCGGGCTCCATCCGGCAGCGCGGCAAGATCGATCCGCTGTTCGTGGAAGCCAAGGCCGAACTGCCGGCTCTGCTCTCCAGCGTATTGCGCCCCGGCGATATCCTGATTACCCAGGGGGCGGGGGACGTTGGCAGCATCGCCCTGCGCCTGGCCGACAGCCACTTGCGCCTTGATGAGGTAGTGCTATGAGTCATTTCGACAGCTCATCACCCCCGCTTGCCAGGCCCGCGGGTGAGTATGGTCGCGTGGTGCTGCTTTACGGTGGCAGTTCCGCCGAGCGTGAGGTGTCGCTGGCGAGTGGTGCGGCTGTACTGGCGGCTCTTCAGCGAAGCGGCCTCGACGTGCACGGCTACGATCTGGCCGAGGGTGGCCTGGCCGGGCTTGAGGCGCTGGCGCCGGATCGTGTGTTCATCGCCATGCATGGGCGGGGCGGGGAGGATGGCACGCTGCAGGGGGCACTTGAGCTGTTGGGCGTTCCTTATACTGGCAGTGGCGTGCTGGCCTCCTCGCTGGGTATGGACAAGCAGCGTACCAAACTGCTGTGGCAGGCGATGGGGCTGCCGACACCCGAGAGCGTGACCCTCGATGCCCAGGCGGACTGGGCGGCCGTGTGCGATGAGTTGGGCTTGCCGCTGATCGTCAAGCCCGTGCATGAAGGCTCGACCCTCGGCATCAGTATCGTCGATAGTCGCGAAGCACTTGAGGCTGCCTATCACGAGGCAGCGCGCTTCGATGCTCAGGTCATGGCCGAGCGCTTCATCGAGGGCCCGGAGTATACCGTGTCGCTGCTCGACGGCTGCGTATTGCCGCCGATCCGGGTGGAAGTGCCCAGCGGCTTTTACGATTACGAGGCGAAATACCACTCCAACGAAACCCTCTACCATCTTCCCAGCGGGCTCTCCGAGCAGGACGAAACGGCGCTAGGTGAGCTCTGTCAACGCGCCTTCGAGGCGATCGGTGGCGAGGGGTGGGGGCGTGTCGATGTGATGCGCGATGCACAAGGACGCTTCTGGCTGCTTGAAGTGAATACCTCGCCAGGCATGACGGACCATAGCCTGGTGCCGCAATCCGCCGCCTATGCCGGGCTCGATTTCGATGCGCTGGTACTGCGCATTCTCGACACCACCCTGGAGCGCTGAACGGCATGAGCGGCAAGCGTGGCTCTCTGGTTGGCCTGATTCTGTTCGTGGTGTTGATGGGGGCAGGAGGCAAGGCGCTCTGGCTGTGGCTGGACCGACCCATCGAGCGGGTATCGATCAGTGGCGAGTTCACATACGTGAGTGCGGCCTACCTTCGCGAAGAGCTCTCTCCGCTGATTCAGGGGCAGACCTGGCTCTCCGTCGACCTGGGCGATCTGCGCCAGCGTGCACGCGAGATCAGTTGGCTCTCCGAAGTCACGGTATCGCGGGAGTGGCCCAATTCGCTCTCCTTCGAATTGGCCGAACAGATTCCGGCGGCGCGCTGGAACGACGAATTCCTGATCAATCCGGATGGAGAGCCCTTTGCCATCGGGCCGGTAACGATGCCCGAAGGCTTGGCGGATCTGGCGGGGCCGGCGGGCAGCGGTCCCGAAGTGCTGGCTTATTTCGACCATCTCTCCCGGCGTCTTTCGACGCTTGGCCTGGATATCACGCAGCTCAGGCTCGAGGCCCGCGGCGCCTGGCGTTTACAATTGAACGATGGCGCTTGGGTCATGCTGGGACGCAATGATCGTGAGGCACGTTTATCGCGCTTGAGCGCTGCCTGGCAACGTCAATTGGGTGCGCAGGCATCCTATATACGCTACATCGATTTGCGTTATCCGAATGGAGTGGCCGTTGCCTGGCATGGCGAAACGGATGCCGGCGAATCGGAGGAGCCGGAAAATACCTGACAACGTTAATTGCTGATTATCACAAATGGCATGCGAGGGGTATTTCTTTTGGTTAAAAAGGCCCGTATTCTTTGTGCTGTTTTAGGCTTGTCCTCCCGAACAAGCAAAGTAGTTCCTATAAGTGGGCCAAGTTTCTTATCTCGCCCTTATAAAGGACTCTCAAATACGGATAAGATTGAGGAGTGATCCCGACCCATGGCAGTACAATCCAACGCTTCCAATATGGTAGTCGGGCTGGATATCGGAACATCCAAGGTCGTGGCGATCGTTGGGCAGGCTACCGATGATGGTGGAATAGAAATTGCCGGTATCGGTTCACACCCTTCGCGTGGCATGAAAAAAGGTGTCGTCATCAATATCGAGTCCACCGTGCAGTCAATTCAGCGCGCCGTGGAAGAAGCCGAATTGATGGCGGGTTGCGATATTCATTCGGTCTATGTCGGCATCGCCGGCAGCCATATCAGCTCTATGAACTCCGATGGCGTAGTTGCTATAAAAGAGCGTGAAGTGACGCCATCGGATATCGATCGAGTCATCGACTCTGCTCGTGCTCGTGCCATTTCCGAAGGGCAACGGGTGCTGCATGTATTGCCGCAGGAGTTCGCCATCGACAAGCAGGAGGGGATTCGTGAGCCCTTGGGCATGTCGGGCGTTCGACTGGAGGCGCGCGTACACCTGGTCACGGCAGCGCTCAATGCTGTACAAAATATAGAGAAATGCGTACGTCGTTGCGGGCTCGAAGTGGATGCCATCATTCTTGAGCAGCTCGCCTCGAGCCACGCCGTACTGACCGAAGACGAGCGCGAGCTCGGCGTATGCATGGTCGATATCGGTGGTGGCACGACGGACATTGCCGTGTTCACCGAGGGGGCAATCCGCCATACGGCGGTGATACCGATTGCCGGCGACCAGGTCACCAACGATATCGCCATGGCATTACGTACGCCGACCCAGTACGCTGAGGAGATCAAGGTCAAGTATGCCTGCGCCCTGACGCAACTAGCGTCGAGCGATGAAATGATCAAGGTGCCCAGTGTCGGCGAGCGTCCCGCTCGCGATCTGTCACGACAGTCGCTGGCCGAGGTGGTGGAGCCGCGCTACGAGGAGCTTTTCACACTGATTCGCGAGGAGCTGCGTCGTAGCGGCTATGAGGATCTGGTCGCTGCCGGGGTCGTGCTGACCGGTGGCACCTCGCGGATGGAGGGTGTGGTCGAGCTGGCTGAGGAAATTTTTCACATGCCGGTACGTATCGCCAGCCCGCAAAACGTCAGGGGGCTAGCCGACGTGGTGCGTAACCCGATTTATTCTACGGGGGTCGGTTTGCTACATTACGGTATGCGTGACGCCAGGAACAGTCATGGCCTCCAGGGACCTGGGCGAGTAGTGTTGCCCCCGCCCAGAAAGGAGGACATCTCCCGGCGCAGCTTCAAGGACGGTTTTCCGGCACTGGACAAGATCAAGGGCTGGTTCAAAGGAAATTTCTGACACGGGCCGCATGCGGTCCAGGAGATGGGGCTTATGTTCGAACTGGTAGATAACGCACCCTCAAGCAGTGCCATCATCAAGGTGATCGGTGTCGGCGGCGGCGGCGGCAACGCGGTCAACCACATGGTCGAGAGCAAGATCGAGGGCGTGGAATTCATCTGCGCCAATACCGATGCTCAGGCGCTCAAGCGGGTGTCCGCCAAGACCGTCCTACAGCTGGGCGGCGAGATCACCAAGGGATTGGGGGCGGGTGCCAATCCTGAAGTGGGTCGCCAGGCGGCAATGGAAGATCGCGATCGCATTGCCGAGCTGATCGAGGGGGCCGACATGGTCTTCATCACCGCTGGCATGGGCGGGGGCACCGGCACGGGTGGTGCGCCGGTAGTGGCTCAGATCGCCAAGGAGCTGGGTATCCTGACCGTGGCCGTGGTCACGCGTCCGTTCCCCTTCGAAGGGCCCAAGCGCATGCGGGCGGCCGAAGAGGGGATGAAGGAGCTCTCGCAGTACGTCGACTCTCTGATCACCATTCCCAATGAGAAGCTGCTTGCCGTGCTTGGCAAGAACGCCAGCTTGTTGACTGCCTTCAGTGCCGCCAATGACGTATTGCTGGGTGCGGTGCAGGGGATTGCCGAGCTGATCACCAGCCCGGGCATCATCAACGTCGACTTTGCCGACGTGCGTACCGTGATGTCCGAAATGGGCATGGCGATGATGGGCACTGGCGGCGCCACGGGCGAGAACCGCGCTCGTGAGGCGGCCGAGAAAGCGATTCGCAGCCCGCTGCTGGAAGACATCGATCTTCACGGCGCCCGCGGTATTCTCGTTAACATCACTGCCGGTCCGGACCTCTCCATCGGAGAGTTCAACGATGTGGGGGCTACCGTCCAAGAGTTCGCATCGCAAGATGCCACCATCGTGGTGGGAACTTCCATCGATATGGAGATGTCCGACGAACTGCGCGTCACCGTGGTTGCCGCTGGCCTTCAGGGGCGCCAGGAGAAAGCCGCACCGCGCGAAACGGCGGCGGTTCGACCCGAGTCGACGGATTATCGCAAGCTGCAACAGCAGCCCGCAGTGATTCGTCAGCAGGCATCCAAAGCGGAGCAGGAGTCGGCTGCCAAGGCGCGCGCCGACAAGCGCAAGTCTCAAGAGCTTGACGATTATCTCGATATCCCCGCGTTCCTGCGCCGACAGGCCGATTAGGCTTGCTATTGTCAGAAGTAAGTAGCCGGGGATTTTTTTTGTTAAAGCGCGAGTTCACTGTTATAGTGAACAGTGTTTGATAACTAATGACGGCCTGGCTACTGCCCATGATTAGACAACGTACTCTCAAGAACACGATCCGTGCCACAGGTGTAGGCCTGCACTCTGGCGAGAAGGTCTATCTGACGCTTCGCCCGGCACCGGTCAATACTGGCATCATGTTCGTGCGTACCGACCTGGAGCCGCAGGTGACGATTGCCGCTCGCGCCGAGAATGTGACGGACACCATGATGTGTACGGCGCTCTCTCAGAATGGCGCCAAGGTGGCGACGGTCGAGCACCTCATGTCCG
This DNA window, taken from Halomonas sp. TA22, encodes the following:
- the ftsZ gene encoding cell division protein FtsZ, translated to MFELVDNAPSSSAIIKVIGVGGGGGNAVNHMVESKIEGVEFICANTDAQALKRVSAKTVLQLGGEITKGLGAGANPEVGRQAAMEDRDRIAELIEGADMVFITAGMGGGTGTGGAPVVAQIAKELGILTVAVVTRPFPFEGPKRMRAAEEGMKELSQYVDSLITIPNEKLLAVLGKNASLLTAFSAANDVLLGAVQGIAELITSPGIINVDFADVRTVMSEMGMAMMGTGGATGENRAREAAEKAIRSPLLEDIDLHGARGILVNITAGPDLSIGEFNDVGATVQEFASQDATIVVGTSIDMEMSDELRVTVVAAGLQGRQEKAAPRETAAVRPESTDYRKLQQQPAVIRQQASKAEQESAAKARADKRKSQELDDYLDIPAFLRRQAD
- a CDS encoding cell division protein FtsQ/DivIB, whose product is MSGKRGSLVGLILFVVLMGAGGKALWLWLDRPIERVSISGEFTYVSAAYLREELSPLIQGQTWLSVDLGDLRQRAREISWLSEVTVSREWPNSLSFELAEQIPAARWNDEFLINPDGEPFAIGPVTMPEGLADLAGPAGSGPEVLAYFDHLSRRLSTLGLDITQLRLEARGAWRLQLNDGAWVMLGRNDREARLSRLSAAWQRQLGAQASYIRYIDLRYPNGVAVAWHGETDAGESEEPENT
- the ftsA gene encoding cell division protein FtsA → MAVQSNASNMVVGLDIGTSKVVAIVGQATDDGGIEIAGIGSHPSRGMKKGVVINIESTVQSIQRAVEEAELMAGCDIHSVYVGIAGSHISSMNSDGVVAIKEREVTPSDIDRVIDSARARAISEGQRVLHVLPQEFAIDKQEGIREPLGMSGVRLEARVHLVTAALNAVQNIEKCVRRCGLEVDAIILEQLASSHAVLTEDERELGVCMVDIGGGTTDIAVFTEGAIRHTAVIPIAGDQVTNDIAMALRTPTQYAEEIKVKYACALTQLASSDEMIKVPSVGERPARDLSRQSLAEVVEPRYEELFTLIREELRRSGYEDLVAAGVVLTGGTSRMEGVVELAEEIFHMPVRIASPQNVRGLADVVRNPIYSTGVGLLHYGMRDARNSHGLQGPGRVVLPPPRKEDISRRSFKDGFPALDKIKGWFKGNF
- a CDS encoding D-alanine--D-alanine ligase, producing the protein MSHFDSSSPPLARPAGEYGRVVLLYGGSSAEREVSLASGAAVLAALQRSGLDVHGYDLAEGGLAGLEALAPDRVFIAMHGRGGEDGTLQGALELLGVPYTGSGVLASSLGMDKQRTKLLWQAMGLPTPESVTLDAQADWAAVCDELGLPLIVKPVHEGSTLGISIVDSREALEAAYHEAARFDAQVMAERFIEGPEYTVSLLDGCVLPPIRVEVPSGFYDYEAKYHSNETLYHLPSGLSEQDETALGELCQRAFEAIGGEGWGRVDVMRDAQGRFWLLEVNTSPGMTDHSLVPQSAAYAGLDFDALVLRILDTTLER